One Amphiprion ocellaris isolate individual 3 ecotype Okinawa chromosome 5, ASM2253959v1, whole genome shotgun sequence genomic region harbors:
- the LOC111581894 gene encoding RNA-binding protein 5-like yields the protein MGTDKRPSRGERSGRYGSDGRRDDPEWYDRRSRDMDRDYDRRWVEDRHRERFDERRDRDSPERGRKRRNSDRSDDEYDGDYPEQDYKAEHEEESKTIMLRGLSPHVTEDDIRTALEQLQGPQPVDIRLMKTRTGISRGFAFVEFYHLQDSTRWMETNQNKLVVQGKTITVHYSNRRQKFENWLCNACGLYNFRKRLKCFRCGAAKVGESSGVNGVNVESQQPGEYSGDTIILRNIAPLSTVDGILNILAPYANLSASNIRLIKDKQKGQNRGFAFVQLSSPLEASQLLTILQSLQPPLKLDGKTIGVDYAKSARKDSVQPDGTRASALSVASTAIAAAQWSSSQLQQGSGATSDFVALPEGYAQAQNYQVWPQQPEGSAPVLGDGLLGAAPGVKTLIPTATGVVISQAAQVYQTVIISQPAIQTHQLVRPVVAAQQAASVPTTSPITPASSTAATTVSAAPTASTTAVPDTSTYQYDESSGYYYDPQTGLYYDPSSQYYYNSETQQYLYWDSEKQTYVPAPTESDTSTEQAAASSSTTSKEPKDKKEKPKNKSAQQIAKDMERWAKSLNKQKESFKSSFQGLGASKEEDRKESAAADAGFSLFERKIGSFEMSSLLAEQFKLTEQEIPAKSDFFAAYNGDSDPEEGGSDRAVEDEGKITDWNKMVCLLCRRQFPTKEALLRHQQLSDLHKQNLEIQRRSRLSEAELEELERKETELKYRDRAAERREKYGVPEPPVPKKKFYQAPAPTVNYEQPTKDGLTSDNIGSKMLQAMGWQEGRGLGRHQQGITAPISASLRTKGTGLGIKQSSYELSASDTYKDAVRKAMFARFTEIE from the exons ATGGGAACTGATAAAAG GCCTAGTCGAGGAGAACGTAGTGGACGATATGGTTCTGATGGGAGGAGAGATGATCCAGAATGGTACGACAGACGAAGCAGAGATATGGATAGAGATTATGATCGACGCTGGGTTGAAGATAGACACAGAGAACGCTTTGATGAACGCAGAGATCGAGACAGTCCAGAG AGGGGTCGAAAACGACGCAACAGTGACAGATCAGATGATGAATATGACGGTGATTATCCAGAGCAGGACTACAAAGCGGAGCATGAGGAAGAGAGCAAGACTATTATGCTAAGGGGTCTCTCTCCCCATGTCACAGAGGATGAT ATTCGCACAGCACTCGAGCAGCTACAAGGACCCCAGCCTGTGGACATACGTTTGATGAAGACAAGGACAG GTATAAGCCGAGGTTTCGCCTTCGTGGAGTTTTATCACTTGCAAGATTCTACCCGATGGATGGAGACCAATCAG AACAAGTTGGTGGTCCAGGGGAAAACCATTACAGTGCACTACAGCAACAGGAGACAGAAGTTTGAAAATTGGCTTTGCAATGCT TGCGGTCTGTACAATTTTCGGAAGAGGCTGAAATGCTTCAGGTGTGGAGCAGCAAAAGTTG GAGAATCCTCTGGAGTTAATGGTGTAAACGTCGAGTCTCAACAGCCAGGAGAATACAGCGGAGaca CAATAATTTTGAGGAACATTGCCCCCCTGTCAACTGTTGATGGAATTTTGAACATATTGGCACCATATGCCAACCTGTCTGCCAGTAACATCCGCCTcattaaagacaaacaaaaaggaCAGAATAGAGGCTTTGCCTTTGTGCAGCTCTCATCTCCTTTG GAGGCTTCTCAGCTGCTGACCATtctccagagccttcagccaCCCCTCAAACTGGATGGAAAAACAATTGGTGTGGATTATGCCAAGAGTGCTAGGAA AGACTCAGTGCAGCCTGATGGGACCAGGGCCAGTGCTCTCTCTGTTGCCAGCACAGCCATTGCTGCTGCTCAGTGGTCGTCCAGTCAG ttaCAACAAGGGTCAGGTGCCACATCTGATTTCGTTGCTCTTCCAGAGGGCTACGCACAAGCACAG AATTATCAAGTATGGCCACAGCAGCCTGAAGGATCGGCTCCTGTCCTTGGAGATGGATTACTTGGAG CTGCTCCAGGAGTGAAGACTTTGATCCCTACAGCCACAGGTGTGGTGATATCCCAGGCAGCTCAGGTGTACCAAACTGTCATTATCAGCCAGCCTGCCATACAG ACACATCAACTAGTGAGGCCAGTTGTTGCAGCACAGCAGGCTGCTAGTGTTCCCACCACATCACCGATAACACCGGCCTCTTCCACGGCCGCAACAACAGTCTCTGCTGCCCCGACTGCTAGCACAACAG CTGTCCCTGACACCTCCACGTATCAGTATGATGAGTCTTCAGGTTACTATTATGATCCACAGACTGGCCTGTATTATGATCCCAGCAGCCAA TACTACTATAACTCTGAGACACAGCAGTACCTCTACTGGGACAGTGAGAAGCAGACATATGTTCCTGCACCGACTGAATCAGACACGAGCACAGAACAAGCTGCAGCTAGTTCCTCAACCACCAGCAAAGAGcccaaagacaaaaaagagaagcccaaaaataaatctgcacaGCAG ATTGCAAAGGACATGGAGCGCTGGGCAAAAAGCTTAAATAAGCAAAAAGAAAGTTTTAAGAGCAGTTTCCAAGGCTTGGGAGCTTCCAAGGAAGAGGACAGGAAAGAGTCTGCAGCTGCAGATGCAGGTTTCTCACTTTTCGAGAGGAAG ATTGGAAGTTTTGAGATGTCGTCCCTCTTGGCTGAACAGTTCAAGCTGACAGAGCAGGAGATTCCAGCAAAG AGTGATTTTTTTGCTGCCTACAATGGGGATAGTGACCCAGAGGAGGGTGGCTCAGATAGAGCAGTAGAGGACGAGGGAAAAATAACAGACTGGAACAAGATGGTTTGTCTGCTGTGCCGCCGTCAGTTCCCCACCAAAGAGGCTCTGTTGCGTCACCAGCAGCTCTCTGACCTCCACAAG CAAAATTTGGAAATTCAGAGAAGATCGAGGCTCTCAGAAGCCGAGCTGGAAGAGCTGGAGAGGAAAGAAACTGAG CTGAAGTACAGagacagagctgcagaaagAAGGGAGAAGTACGGTGTTCCTGAACCTCCTGTACCTAAGAAGAAATTCTATCAAGCACCAGCCCCGACAGT AAACTATGAACAGCCCACCAAAGACGGCCTGACAAGTGATAATATTGGCAGCAAAATGTTGCAAGCGATGGGCTGGCAGGAGGGCAGAGGTCTGGGACGCCACCAACAGGGCATCACTGCTCCCATCTCG GCTTCATTAAGGACCAAGGGCACAGGCTTGGGTATTAAACAAAGCTCATATGAACTGTCAGCTTCTGACACCTACAAGGATGCTGTTCGTAAGGCCATGTTTGCACGCTTCACTGAGATAGAGTGA